One genomic segment of Bombus vancouverensis nearcticus chromosome 11, iyBomVanc1_principal, whole genome shotgun sequence includes these proteins:
- the LOC117153220 gene encoding uncharacterized protein LOC117153220 has product MAHETLTWLNADFAERVLRFAELDSTINVTDIISKPATAVGDNYASDLVRVVAEFTRNEGKTKVKEKKSLLFKFEPIAEGPRKEMIMDIQIFDFEIFMMTNTLRKMNKLLGNRLSAQAYYIRMERPMCLILEDLAPLGFRMANRQLGLDMDHCKLAVQGLARFHAASVALCEKEPKQKNLYWRGMFHEASTMDIVKFFKISCTSLANAMESWPQNGKRYAEKVKNFSEKMFEKGLESMKRKDDEFNVINHGDAWTNNMMFRYDKNDKPIDHIFVDFQIPVYTSPAIDLLYFLNTSVNEEISNNGTDSLVEEYQRTLVATMKQIGCKTQPPTLKEIKKYISERLVYGMISSMNTLPFALVAKKDAQSLDSLLENMDNYHHPGYNNPLFQRILLKRLETFEAAGLLD; this is encoded by the exons ATGGCCCACGAGACCCTGACATGGCTGAACGCCGATTTCGCCGAGAGGGTCCTACGATTCGCCGAGCTCGACAGTACCATCAATGTGACCGATATAATTTCGAAACCTGCGACTGCCGTAGGTGACAACTACGCTAGTGATCTAGTTAGAGTGGTGGCGGAGTTCACGCGAAATGAGGGCAAAACTAAGGTCAAAGAAAAAAAGTCGCTTTTGTTCAAGTTCGAGCCGATAGCCGAGGGACCAAGGAAAGAAATG ATCATGGACATACAAATCTTCGACTTTGAAATCTTCATGATGACAAATACACTGCGAAAGATGAACAAATTGTTAGGCAATCGTTTAAGTGCGCAAGCTTATTACATAAGAATGGAACGACCGATGTGTTTGATACTGGAAGATCTGGCTCCACTAGGATTTCGTATGGCCAATCGTCAACTTGGTCTCGATATGGATCATTGTAAACTGGCTGTTCAAGGATTGGCGAGATTCCACGCTGCATCGGTCGCCTTATGCGAGAAG GAACCAAAACAAAAAAACTTATATTGGAGAGGAATGTTTCATGAAGCAAGTACAATGGACATAGTGAAATTCTTTAAAATCTCGTGCACCTCTCTTGCAAATGCAATGGAAAGCTGGCCACAAAATGGAAAAAG GTACGCGGAGAAAGTTAAAAACTTCTCTGAGAAAATGTTTGAAAAGGGCTTGGAGTCAATGAAACGCAAGGACGATGAGTTCAACGTCATTAACCACGGTGACGCATGGACGAACAACATGATGTTCCGATACGACAAAAACGACAAACCTATCGATCACATCTTC GTGGATTTCCAAATCCCTGTCTACACTTCACCGGCAATCGACCTGCTCTACTTCCTCAACACTAGCGTCAACGAGGAAATTTCCAACAACGGTACCGATTCTCTAGTCGAAGAGTATCAGCGAACTTTGGTTGCCACCATGAAGCAAATCGGTTGCAAAACGCAACCGCCTACCTTGAAGGAAATAAAGAAGTACATAAGCGAACGACTCGTATACGGAATGATATCATCGATGAACACGTTGCCGTTCGCTTTGGTTGCTAAAAAGGATGCGCAGAGTTTGGACAGCTTGCTGGAAAATATGGACAATTATCATCATCCTGGATACAATAACCCGCTGTTCCAACGGATATTATTGAAACGATTAGAGACATTCGAAGCAGCAGGCTTATTAGACTAA